Proteins encoded within one genomic window of Fragaria vesca subsp. vesca linkage group LG1, FraVesHawaii_1.0, whole genome shotgun sequence:
- the LOC101292940 gene encoding uncharacterized transporter C4B3.13-like, with the protein MPNNDNQVISGKPVTMFPFSLFRNKEDEINLALDDQLGRDYQPLQSKEEEEQEGLISQRPKIITVVLDEIKALYTLAIPMILSGLLNYSKAAISMFFMAKLGKSALAGGSLAIGVANITGYSFISGLATGMDGIASQAFGARNGCLLSHTLQRTIISLLIFSMPIALLWFYFEPVLIFSGQNSSITSTAITYLRFSIPTLLFQSLIHPIKIYLRSQKITTPFTLSTAFSLAIHIPTNYIAVYCLDLGLKGIAFTVCLADFNVMITLLVYLFLSGHLTVNSLWFWRDCASFRHYEDWSPIFTLALPSCASVCLEWWWYEFMIVFSGLLVNAPEAVATMGILIQMTALIYQFPISLNQAVSTRVGNELGADRPKRALMASVVALACAIFTGIISMSFMIGMRNVWGRMFTSDPAIISLVASVLPVVGLCELGNCPQTTVCGVLRGCARPTSAAYINFGSFYGVGLPAALVLGFGFKFGLLGLWLGLLAAQMVCFGIMVVALLRTNWDEQADRAFMLICGYLGKEGNETRKEEPTSPAVFVN; encoded by the exons ATGCCTAATAATGATAATCAGGTTATTTCAGGTAAACCTGTAACTATGTTTCCCTTCTCATTATTCCGCAACAAAGAGGACGAGATCAACCTGGCCCTAGATGATCAACTTGGCCGAGACTACCAACCTCTACAGTCGAAAGAAGAAGAGGAGCAAGAGGGGCTCATTAGCCAGCGTCCCAAAATCATCACTGTG GTTTTGGATGAAATCAAGGCATTGTACACTCTTGCCATCCCTATGATCTTGTCAGGCCTTTTAAACTACTCAAAGGCGGCAATCTCTATGTTTTTCATGGCAAAGCTTGGGAAATCTGCTCTGGCAGGGGGAAGCCTCGCCATAGGTGTTGCAAACATCACTGGATACTCTTTCATCTCCGGCCTCGCCACCGGAATGGATGGAATTGCTTCACAAGCATTTGGTGCTCGTAACGGTTGTCTTTTGTCACACACTCTACAAAGGACAATAATTTCCCTACTCATCTTCTCTATGCCTATCGCCTTGTTATGGTTTTACTTTGAACCAGTTCTTATCTTCTCTGGCCAAAACTCATCGATCACATCCACAGCCATTACCTATCTCAGATTCTCCATTCCAACACTCTTGTTTCAGTCCCTTATCCATCCTATCAAAATTTACCTAAGGAGCCAGAAAATCACCACCCCTTTTACGCTTAGCACTGCCTTTTCACTAGCCATTCACATCCCGACCAACTATATCGCAGTTTATTGTCTTGACCTTGGCCTCAAAGGGATTGCATTCACCGTCTGCTTGGCAGACTTCAATGTCATGATCACTCTTCTAGTTTATCTGTTTTTATCTGGCCATCTTACTGTGAATTCTTTATGGTTCTGGCGAGACTGTGCTTCGTTTCGACACTACGAAGATTGGAGCCCCATTTTCACGCTGGCGCTTCCGAGCTGTGCATCGGTGTGTTTGGAGTGGTGGTGGTATGAGTTCATGATTGTTTTCTCTGGACTTCTTGTCAATGCACCCGAGGCGGTGGCCACTATGGGAATACTAATCCAGATGACTGCATTGATCTATCAGTTTCCTATCTCACTGAACCAGGCCGTGTCAACTAGGGTGGGGAACGAGTTAGGAGCCGATAGGCCGAAGCGAGCTTTGATGGCGTCTGTAGTTGCACTGGCGTGTGCTATTTTCACTGGCATTATTTCCATGAGCTTCATGATCGGAATGCGCAACGTCTGGGGGCGAATGTTCACATCTGATCCAGCCATTATATCGCTGGTGGCGTCAGTGTTGCCGGTCGTGGGGCTTTGTGAGCTCGGCAACTGCCCGCAGACCACCGTTTGTGGAGTTTTGAGAGGCTGTGCACGGCCAACTTCGGCCGCGTACATAAACTTCGGCTCGTTTTATGGTGTGGGATTGCCTGCGGCTCTTGTGTTGGGCTTTGGGTTCAAGTTTGGCTTATTGGGCCTATGGTTGGGCTTACTTGCAGCCCAAATGGTTTGCTTTGGGATCATGGTAGTGGCGTTACTTCGCACAAACTGGGATGAGCAAGCAGATCGAGCATTTATGCTCATATGCGGTTATCTAGGGAAGGAAGGAAATGAAACAAGAAAGGAAGAACCAACATCTCCAGCTGTGTTTGTGAACTAG
- the LOC101293529 gene encoding uncharacterized protein LOC101293529 yields MAGDDDQKVVPEHKKGSDTSTVSTPWESPNHSLYMHHSDQPGMILVPQALTEDNYINWADSMSMALAVKNKHGFINGTITRPLHNKEEQGQWDRCNILVKTWLFGSMSKEIKRSLAHCKTAHDIWEELKERFSHTNTVQLYNIENDINKCEQGTGTVTTYHTNLTGLWDARDVACALTPCTCEAANTYKTYIETQKTIKFLMGLNEGYASLRSNIISMDPLPSLNKVYAAALRHEKQAAVSNEKVVTTTEASTFAVKRFAKPPTEKELKCEKCGMTNHVMRNCRAHLKCTYCEGKGHTYNYCRRRKADLEKAQEVGKVNYAALSMEDDESFPLTKKECQQMMGMMSKIRSVAEKQTDEPQMLEMLQTSQPSANLVGKTPNYQDFSGKTLAISKGNTDDIWILDSGASDHIVCNPKFLTSLKQIHHRLVKLPDGNLSKVTHVGTVAFTENLVLHNVLCVPLFYLNLISISKLVFDSFHVTIFLKQVCFIQDLRSGKTIGTGTEREGLYCLDLPGKGTCNMTFGEDIMSQPFLEHNFS; encoded by the exons ATGGCTGGCGATGATGATCAGAAAGTTGTTCCTGAGCACAAGAAAGGCTCAGACACATCTACAGTATCAACACCATGGGAGAGTCCTAATCATTCACTCTATATGCATCATTCCGATCAACCTGGCATGATTCTTGTGCCACAAGCATTGACGGAAGACAACTACATCAACTGGGCTGACTCGATGTCCATGGCACTCGCAGTCAAGAACAAACATGGTTTTATCAATGGAACCATAACAAGACCACTTCACAACAAAGAAGAACAAGGGCAATGGGATCGCTGCAACATCCTCGTTAAGACTTGGCTTTTTGGAAGCATGTCAAAGGAGATCAAAAGGAGTCTTGCTCATTGCAAGACAGCACATGACATATGGGAGGAGTTAAAGGAGAGGTTTTCTCACACCAACACAGTTCAACTGTACAACATAGAGAATGATATCAACAAATGTGAGCAGGGAACAGGTACAGTCACCACGTATCACACCAATCTCACAGGTTTGTGGGATGCAAGGGACGTGGCCTGTGCATTGACTCCTTGCACATGTGAAGCTGCTAACACATACAAGACCTACATAGAGACTCAGAAGACAATAAAGTTTCTGATGGGATTGAATGAAGGGTATGCATCTCTCCGGAGCAATATAATAAGCATGGATCCTTTACCAAGCTTGAACAAAGTCTATGCAGCAGCCCTACGCCATGAAAAGCAGGCAGCAGTCTCTAATGAAAAGGTTGTTACCACAACGGAGGCATCGACATTTGCAGTTAAGAGGTTTGCCAAACCTCCTACAGAGAAGGAACTCAAGTGTGAGAAATGCGGCATGACCAACCACGTCATGAGGAATTGCAGGGCACATCTCAAGTGCACCTACTGTGAAGGCAAGGGGCACACTTATAATTACTGTCGAAGAAGAAAGGCTGATCTGGAGAAAGCACAAGAAGTAGGCAAGGTAAATTATGCAGCCTTGTCAATGGAGGATGATGAAAGCTTTCCTTTGACAAAGAAGGAGTGTCAACAAATGATGGGAATGATGAGCAAAATAAGATCTGTTGCTGAGAAGCAAACTGATGAACCTCAAATGCTTGAGATGCTTCAAACCAGTCAACCATCTGCTAATCTTGTTGGTAAAACTCCTAACTATCAAGACTTCTCAGGTAAAACACTTGCTATTTCAAAGGGTAATACTGATGATATATGGATTTTGGATAGTGGTGCCAGTGATCATATTGTTTGCAATCCGAAATTTCTCACTTCACTCAAACAAATTCATCATCGTTTGGTGAAGTTGCCGGATGGAAATTTGAGCAAAGTTACTCATGTTGGGACAGTAGCATTTACTGAAAATCTAGTCCTTCACAATGTTCTCTGTGTTCCATTGTTTTACCTAAACCTCATCTCCATTAGCAAACTAGTATTTGATTCATTCCATGTAACAATCTTTCTCAAACAAGTTTGCTTTATACAGGACCTTCGATCGGGGAAGACGATTGGGACGGGAACTGAACGTGAGGGACTCTACTGCCTCGATTTGCCAGGGAAAGGAACATGCAATATG ACATTTGGGGAGGATATCATGTCCCAGCCATTTCTGGAGCACAATTTTTCTTAA
- the LOC101296230 gene encoding calmodulin-like protein 1-like → MSHFSFLGFHYGSSMRKSRNKPAPQLSNVSKERQRSSVSSRSSSQPKMEEIRWVFDKFDTNKDGKISREEYKSVLKTLDKEMTEAEIAKTFKALDSDGDDSIGWTEFVEMFNMGADEVKKADIEGAFRVFDLDGNGKISAEELSLILKKLGENCSLGACKKMVKGVDIDGDGLIDLNEFTKMMGSFKKQST, encoded by the coding sequence ATGTCACATTTCAGCTTTCTAGGGTTTCACTATGGCTCTTCCATGAGAAAGTCTCGTAACAAACCAGCTCCCCAATTGAGTAATGTCTCCAAAGAGAGACAGAGGTCTAGCGTATCAAGCAGGTCTTCATCCCAGCCAAAAATGGAGGAGATAAGATGGGTGTTTGATAAATTTGACACCAACAAAGATGGGAAGATCAGCCGGGAGGAGTACAAGTCGGTGCTGAAGACCCTCGACAAAGAAATGACAGAAGCTGAGATTGCCAAGACATTCAAGGCCCTTGATTCTGACGGAGACGATTCCATCGGCTGGACGGAGTTTGTGGAAATGTTCAACATGGGAGCTGATGAGGTTAAAAAGGCTGACATTGAAGGCGCTTTTCGGGTGTTTGATTTGGATGGAAATGGGAAGATAAGCGCAGAGGAGTTGTCTCTTATTCTCAAGAAGCTGGGAGAGAATTGCAGCCTTGGAGCTTGTAAGAAAATGGTGAAAGGGGTGGATATTGATGGTGATGGTTTGATAGATTTAAATGAGTTTACCAAAATGATGGGAAGCTTCAAGAAACAGAGTACTTGA